The Nostoc sp. 'Peltigera membranacea cyanobiont' N6 genome contains the following window.
TGTATTAAGCTTTGGCGACTTAATCAGAGAAGAAATCTTAAAACGCGGACTAGAAATTACGCCCCTGACTGAGCCAATAGTTAGAGAAGAAATCAGAAACAAGTATGGAATGGATGCTTGTGTAAAACTGTCTTTACCTTGGATTCAAGCTAAATTGATGAAAAATTCTTTTGTTATCATTGATGGCATAAGAAGCTTTAGTGAATATAAATCTCTGAAAAAAGAGTTTGGTGATAAATTAGTAGTCTTAGCTTTATTTACTTCCAAGCATATCCGTTATAAACGCCTAGCTTCCAGAATAATAAGACCATTTAAAAGAGATGAAGCTGAAGCACGAGATTATAGAGAAATCGAGAAAATCGAGCTAGGTGGAACTATAGCTATAGCAGATTTTATGATTATTAATGATGGTATACCAGAAGAATTATTTCAAAAACTGGAAACTTTACTCACTATTTTAGTTACAAAAGTTTCTTAATTTAACAAATCTAAACAGCTACTAAACACTCAAAAAATCAAACAATAGGTAAAATCATGGATTTACTTTTAGTTAATATCCCAATCGACTTAGGTAAAAAACCCTACGATTTAGCTTTTTCCTTTTTAAAAAGGCTGAATTTTGGCATTCTAGTAATCGCCTCTTATATGACAGAGAGAGGATTTAATGTTGGTATTTTTGACCCTCAATCCCATCCTGAAGAAGATTGTTTAGTAAAACTTTTACAAGAAATTGAGCAGACTTCGCCTCACGTGATTGGGTTATCTTGTGTCAGTGGTTTTAGCTATCCTCCTTGCCTAAAAATAGCCAGCACAATTCGCAAGAGATTTCCATCTATTCCTATAATTGTTGGTGGTAAAGATCATGTTGGACAAATTGCAGAAACAGTATTATTGGAATGTTCAGCGATAGATATAGTAGTGAGAGGTGAAGGTGAGGAAATTTTGTGTCAACTTGTTGACCATATTACTAACAAGAAGCCTCTTGATACAATTAATAATATTGTTTATCGTAATCTTGATGGAGAGATTTGCTCAACTCATTATGATTTAGCTTTCAATCCTCAAAAAATGACTCGACTTAACTATAGCCTCTATCCAAATTTCCAGACATTTGCACCAAGTTTGGAAGTTGGTAGAGGTTGTACTTTCGGCTGTGAATTCTGTGTTTCTGCAAAAACTGGAGTGCGTAAAAAGGACATACCCTCTATCATCGATGAAGCGGAATATATTACTGATATATATGGGGATAATGAAATTTGTATTTACCTAGAAACACCTATGTTTCTCATGCAAGATGAAGAAATATCCCAGTTAGCTATTCAACGTCAAGAGAGAGGTTTAAATTTTACCTGGAGAACTAGCACGCGTGTAGAATATTTAACTCCAAGCCGTCTAGAAAAATTAGCAAAAGCGGGCTGTCGAATTTTGGATTTAGGATTAGAAAGTGCTTCTTTTGATATTCTTCTCCGAATGGGTAAAACTCGCGATCCCCAAAGGTATCTTGACAGAGCATCTGAAATACTGCGTGCTGCCTATGACCTTGGTATTATGATCAAGCTCAATATTCTTTTTTATATAGGAGATACTTTAGAAACAATAGCAACAACATTTTCTTATCTTACTAAGAATATACCCTATGTCACTAGTGTTTCAGCATATCCTCTTTTACTGTATCCTGGTTCATCTTTAGAAGGGGGAATAAAAGAAGAAGTTAAGCGTTATGGAGGAAATATTATTACAGATGCAGTTTGGCAGTCAAGACATCTATGGCCTATTAACCCTAGTTCGGAATTAACCTATGATTCTCTCCAAGAGCTAGGAGTTTTGTTTGCTAAATCTTTTCAGACTATCGACACTTTCTATACTCAAAAGCGATATGGTTATTTTTCTCCAAAAATTTCCTACACCGAATTTGTCGATGCTGCTATTAATTTTGGTATTGATTCTTTACCTTTTTCCAAAGATTTGAAAGAAACGGAATCAAATAGGCAAGTACTTTGGGATTACTTAAAAGCTGGAATGTAAAACATGAGACTAATCGCTATTTGAGGCAGTTTTTATATTAATATATTAGCTTTTAATTATGAAAATTCCGGTCAAACTACAAGAATTAATCAAACAGCCAGAACCAGCTATTTTATCTATTAGTTCCCTCATCGGACAAAGATTAGCATTAGTTGATTGTACAAATATTGTTTCTATCACCTCTGAACAACTAAACCTAATTTTCACCCATGTTCCCCAAGAATGGGATGATGCAGAACTAACAGAGATTTTTGACACTAACACCCTAACAGACACCTTTGCCAACCAACTTTACCAATACATTGACCATCGCTTAGGACACATTCCCACACAACAAAAAGGCACGTCGTCCCAATTATCAATTCCTGATTCCCTTGATATCTTTAACTTCCGCAACGAGGTAATAGGCGACTACCGCCGCTATATTGAAAGCTTCCTCAAAATCCGCGATCGCAAAGTCAAAGAATTTGTAGACGCAGAATTAGACAAGGGGCAACTTTGGACTGACCCCCTAGTACAACTCAATCCCAGTTACAAAAAAGGTGCGACAGTTAAAGAGTTAGTACAACAGCAAACGCTTCATTCAGATTGCGAGAAATATTTCTACAAAAAAAACGGCGAACCCTTCACCTTCCATTACCACCAAAAGCAAGCATTTGAAACTGCACAACGCCAAGAACCTTACGTTGTTACTACAGGCACAGGTTCTGGTAAAAGCATGACTTACGTTGTGCCGATCTTTAATGATTTACTTCGTCATCCTGAAATTTCAGGAGTCAGGGCAATATTGGTTTATCCCATGAATGCCTTAATTAACTCACAAAAAGAAGAACTCGACAAATTTTTACGCCAAGTTCCGAATACTCACATTCGTGTTGAAAAATACACTGGGCAAGAAAGTTTAACCAGGAAAACCGAAATTCAAAACAACCCACCCCATATTTTACTCACCAACTACGTGATGCTAGAGTTAATGCTCTCACGCACTCACGAAAATAAACTGGTAGAGTCTCCCAATTTAAAATTCCTGATACTGGATGAATTACACACCTATCGGGGACGACAAGGTGCAGACGTTGCCATATTGATCCGCAAACTCCGTCAGCGTAGCAAAAGTAATGACGAATTACTCTGCATTGGCACAAGTGCCACCATGTCAACGGTCGGTTCCCGCGAACAACGCCGCCAAGTTGTGGCAGATGTCGCTAGTAAATTATTTGGCGTGGAAATTAAACCCAACAATGTCATTGATGAAACCCTAGAACGTTCTATCCAACGCGCTGAACCTACTATTGAACAACTGTGCCAAGGAATCTTGGCAGGTTTACCAACCGAGTTAGAACAAACACTAATAGAATTCCGAAACCACTCCTTGAGCCACTGGATCGAGATGAACTTCGGTTTAGAAGAAAGAGAAGGACATCTCGTTCGCCGTCAACCCATCAGCTTAGAAACAGGTGCAACCAAACTTGCCGAACAAACCCAGCTTCTAGAGGAAACTTGTCTAACAGTCCTCAAACAGATGTTCCTGTGGGGAAGTAAAACTAATGGACTTGCCTTTCGCCTACATCAGTTTATTTCCCAAGGGGGAAGCGTTTACGCCACTATTGAAAATCGAGACAAACGCCATTTAACCCTTGAAGGTCAATATACAACCACCGACAACCGCCTGCTTTATCCCCTCGTTTTTTGCCGGGAATGCGGACAAGATTATTATGTCGTTCGCTACGATGCGGATAAGCATATTACCCTGCCCCAATTGCCTACTGCATTAGATATTAGTCCTGATGATGCAGATATTACCGAAGGTTATCTTACCCTTGATGAACCAGAACTTTGGGATACAAGCGATGAAGATAGACTTCCTGACTCTTGGTTTAGTGAAACTAAAAAGAAAGGACGGGTTGCCAAAAAAGACTTTGCACGGTTTATTCCTCGAAAACTCCAAATCCTACCCAATGGTAAAGTTACATCCTCCCTGTTGCAAGGAACTACTTGTTGGTTTATTCCTAAACCCTTTTTGACCTGTCTCAACTGCGGCGTACTTCATGATAAGAAGCGCAACGAATTTGCTAAACTCTCTCGCCTCAGCAGTGAAGGACGCAGTACCGCGACCACTCTACTTTGTCTTTCTACCACCAGCCGCCTCAAGCAAGTCTTTACAGGGGAGAAAGCTAAAGCTGCCAAAATCCTCAGTTTTACTGATAATCGTCAAGATGCTTCATTACAAGCAGGGCATTTCAATGATTTTGTCCAAACCAGTTTCTTACGGGCTGCACTTTTAGGCGCAATTCAAGCCAAAGGGCAACTCACCCACAGCGAATTAGCTAGTGTAGTCGTCCACTACATGGGAATTACTCAAAACGACTATGCCAAGCAACCAGCAGAATTTAGTGGCGGTAAGCGGCGCAATGAAGAAGCCTTTCGCAAACTGATTGAATATCGCCTTTACGAAGACTTGCGTCGGGGATGGCGCATCGTCCAACCCAACCTCGAACAGTGCGGACTGTTAGTGATTGAATATAATGGACTACAAGAAGACTGTGCTGACAACAACCTTTGGCAAAAACACCGCCATCCTCTTTTACTACAAGCCACTCCGCAAGAACGTTTCATCATTACCCAAGCATTCCTTAACCATCTGAGGCGAGAATTGGCAATTGATGCCAAACTTTTACAACCAGACCAGAAAGATTCACTCAAAAGCGAAGTTATTCAAGCTCTTAAAGAACCTTGGGTATTCGATGAAAATGAGTACTTATACTTAGCAACTTGGGCAACTATTAGCACTGGTGGTAATGAAAGAGCCAAAGTCAAACTTACTACTAGAAGTAAAATTGGACGATTTTTGCGATCGCCGAATACATGGTCGCTCCTTAGCCACCTTTTAACAGATGTAGAGTTCAATAGCTTAATCACTACTCTAATTGATGCTTTATGTGATGCTGGCTACCTAGTGCAAGAAAAATCTGAGGTGCAGCTACGCATAGACTCACTACTATGGAAAGCAACTAACCTCAAGGAAATCCCTACCGATCCCTTAACATCGCGTCGCTTGCAGGGTAACGATAAACCCAATATATCAGTTAACCAATTTTTCCAAGGTTTCTACCAAACCAATGCCTTGCAAATCCAAACAATGGAAGGGCGAGAACATACCGGACAGGTAAGCAACAAAGACCGTCAAGAACGGGAAGAAAAATTCCGTCAAGGACAATTAGCTGCATTGTTTTGTTCTCCGACAATGGAATTAGGTATCGACATTTCCGACCTTAGCGTTGTCCATCTCCGAAACGTTCCCCCCAGTCCTGCTAATTACGCCCAACGTAGTGGTCGTGCTGGTAGAAGTGGACAGCAAGCTTTAGTCATTACTTATGCTTCCATTGGTAGCGGTCACGATCAATACTTTTTCAAACGACAAAATCAAATGGTTGCTGGGGTAGTTGCTCCACCAAAACTAGAATTAGCCAACCAGGATTTAATTAAATCTCATGTTTACTCGATTTGGCTAGCACATACTGGGGTTTACTTGGAAGATTCCATGAATAAAATCTTGGATTTGGAATTAGAAAACTATCCCCTCAAAGACAGCATTCGCCAACAACTTACTCTAAGCCAAGCCAAATTAACCCAATGTCTGCAAGCCGCTCAGTCTATTTTCTCAGATTTTTTCTGCCAAGAGGATCTGCAAAAAGCTTCTTGGTATTCTGTAAATTGGTTACAGAATACCATCGAAAATGCTCTGAATGCTTTTGACCGTGCCTGTAAGCGTTGGCGAGATTTATATATAGAGTCAGTTAAACAGTTAGAATCTGCCCGTCGCACCATTGACCGTTTTGCTAGAGGTGATGTCACCCAAGAAGAACGCAAAAATGCCGAATCACAGTCACGAGAAGCACAACGACAAATTGATTTACTTGTAGGACACAGCCAAGGCA
Protein-coding sequences here:
- a CDS encoding B12-binding domain-containing radical SAM protein, whose protein sequence is MDLLLVNIPIDLGKKPYDLAFSFLKRLNFGILVIASYMTERGFNVGIFDPQSHPEEDCLVKLLQEIEQTSPHVIGLSCVSGFSYPPCLKIASTIRKRFPSIPIIVGGKDHVGQIAETVLLECSAIDIVVRGEGEEILCQLVDHITNKKPLDTINNIVYRNLDGEICSTHYDLAFNPQKMTRLNYSLYPNFQTFAPSLEVGRGCTFGCEFCVSAKTGVRKKDIPSIIDEAEYITDIYGDNEICIYLETPMFLMQDEEISQLAIQRQERGLNFTWRTSTRVEYLTPSRLEKLAKAGCRILDLGLESASFDILLRMGKTRDPQRYLDRASEILRAAYDLGIMIKLNILFYIGDTLETIATTFSYLTKNIPYVTSVSAYPLLLYPGSSLEGGIKEEVKRYGGNIITDAVWQSRHLWPINPSSELTYDSLQELGVLFAKSFQTIDTFYTQKRYGYFSPKISYTEFVDAAINFGIDSLPFSKDLKETESNRQVLWDYLKAGM
- a CDS encoding AAA family ATPase; this encodes MKVLAIVGMAGSGKSTVAEYFKNQNLPVLSFGDLIREEILKRGLEITPLTEPIVREEIRNKYGMDACVKLSLPWIQAKLMKNSFVIIDGIRSFSEYKSLKKEFGDKLVVLALFTSKHIRYKRLASRIIRPFKRDEAEARDYREIEKIELGGTIAIADFMIINDGIPEELFQKLETLLTILVTKVS
- a CDS encoding DEAD/DEAH box helicase; protein product: MKIPVKLQELIKQPEPAILSISSLIGQRLALVDCTNIVSITSEQLNLIFTHVPQEWDDAELTEIFDTNTLTDTFANQLYQYIDHRLGHIPTQQKGTSSQLSIPDSLDIFNFRNEVIGDYRRYIESFLKIRDRKVKEFVDAELDKGQLWTDPLVQLNPSYKKGATVKELVQQQTLHSDCEKYFYKKNGEPFTFHYHQKQAFETAQRQEPYVVTTGTGSGKSMTYVVPIFNDLLRHPEISGVRAILVYPMNALINSQKEELDKFLRQVPNTHIRVEKYTGQESLTRKTEIQNNPPHILLTNYVMLELMLSRTHENKLVESPNLKFLILDELHTYRGRQGADVAILIRKLRQRSKSNDELLCIGTSATMSTVGSREQRRQVVADVASKLFGVEIKPNNVIDETLERSIQRAEPTIEQLCQGILAGLPTELEQTLIEFRNHSLSHWIEMNFGLEEREGHLVRRQPISLETGATKLAEQTQLLEETCLTVLKQMFLWGSKTNGLAFRLHQFISQGGSVYATIENRDKRHLTLEGQYTTTDNRLLYPLVFCRECGQDYYVVRYDADKHITLPQLPTALDISPDDADITEGYLTLDEPELWDTSDEDRLPDSWFSETKKKGRVAKKDFARFIPRKLQILPNGKVTSSLLQGTTCWFIPKPFLTCLNCGVLHDKKRNEFAKLSRLSSEGRSTATTLLCLSTTSRLKQVFTGEKAKAAKILSFTDNRQDASLQAGHFNDFVQTSFLRAALLGAIQAKGQLTHSELASVVVHYMGITQNDYAKQPAEFSGGKRRNEEAFRKLIEYRLYEDLRRGWRIVQPNLEQCGLLVIEYNGLQEDCADNNLWQKHRHPLLLQATPQERFIITQAFLNHLRRELAIDAKLLQPDQKDSLKSEVIQALKEPWVFDENEYLYLATWATISTGGNERAKVKLTTRSKIGRFLRSPNTWSLLSHLLTDVEFNSLITTLIDALCDAGYLVQEKSEVQLRIDSLLWKATNLKEIPTDPLTSRRLQGNDKPNISVNQFFQGFYQTNALQIQTMEGREHTGQVSNKDRQEREEKFRQGQLAALFCSPTMELGIDISDLSVVHLRNVPPSPANYAQRSGRAGRSGQQALVITYASIGSGHDQYFFKRQNQMVAGVVAPPKLELANQDLIKSHVYSIWLAHTGVYLEDSMNKILDLELENYPLKDSIRQQLTLSQAKLTQCLQAAQSIFSDFFCQEDLQKASWYSVNWLQNTIENALNAFDRACKRWRDLYIESVKQLESARRTIDRFARGDVTQEERKNAESQSREAQRQIDLLVGHSQGKSNSQFEFYPYRYFAAEGFLPGFNFPRLPVRAFIPAGEGGEFISRPRSMALREFAPNNILYYEGSKFMVAKTKVPVGGIEGEYKRVSVCANCGYYHDGDFRDTCENCGAEIKPDAHGNVAKLTRVLPMETAIARRRERITCDEEERLKYGYNITTHFRYASQKRESAIVQAADGTPLFKLTYGATATIWRINRGLKKNREERGFKLNPTTGVWGDHKNPLAQQTPDSLHTEVNLMVDDTCNILIVEPLNVPVEDKEAFIATLQYTLETAIQAVYKLEADELDSERLGEGKYLLFWEAAEGGAGVLSQLLEKPEAFRKIADAAFDICHFTQPKDSCIQACYECLLSYRNQFDHALINRHLIKPWLDLLLESSVITQVKGLSRDQQYQKLLEQTDPNSDFERVVLQEIYQRGYKLPDAAQKFILEANCKPDFVYEEEAIAIFCDGSVHDSPDKRQQDKIERDNLRYETGYTVLSLSHSEGWQTELLVLASL